From Paenibacillus sp. V4I7, one genomic window encodes:
- a CDS encoding collagen binding domain-containing protein: MMLKKKTSALLITLLIFMQSIYGIGFLPKASANTISNNILDSVTMAVYNSAGEVVTGNVYEQGARVKLDYTWSLPNGHGYLAGDTFTFTLPQQFLLFNHINGELRMGNDLVGTFYADKDSHRVLITFNKFIEDYNNVQGTLTFNTQFNKSQITGSTTQIITIPINSGEQVFNLNFKPTVTSTISKAGVSQGINSKQIDWTIDVNKALDSVQEAVVTDPIPVGLSVPVTVAVYHLDVRLDGSVVKGGLVDSSKYMVSTAGSVLSVRFADSPIETAYRIQYTTPITDDSKESFVNTATFKGNNKTPVYASATVTVESISKLAIVKTLGAVDYEAKTVVWNITINGDSQRMNSVVVTDTFPNKGLHLIPGSLVIKKGVTTLSTAEYTLDNSVASDVGLTVTFTNVITEPVTISYKTDFNLDWIQSVDSTTDFNNSAKIDWIDPTNKEQSKTVTAKFVIRTEVKNNGFKYGSYDALLKQLTWTVGVNNNKKILTEAVVEDLLESNQVLVKDSLAVYNMIVAPNGNPSMDPVAIDPKNYYYNVDANNKLILTFKQTISGPYYITFKTSLNGQLIGGNIKNSAKLFDGNLPASNDLIASVNIPYGGEYVSKNGLQSGDKIVWTITINRSQSTVTDAAIIDTPSVNQILIPDSFHLFGTSVTSNGNITKGAELTKGTDYTLVIRTDNIGKQSFELKFVNPIAAAYILEYQSVIAANDQETVSNKVSFSGKNSTTVTKETVKDILVGVSSGSGTGSGDRGSLTIKKVDLANNTLLLSGATFELYRKIGQEKDIIRSLTTNETGKVVFSGLLAGDYIVKEQVAPQGYVLDAIDRTITLRAAENLNVTITNVKTPIPDSPESNDPPTSTPTPPPTPPTPSPTPGVTPTPSITPSPSVTPPPPTVPTPSTDPKPTNPDIPIDTDNDVPLGGIPPITKPETLPKTGESSHLYVEIAGITLILLGLILRRRFTR, from the coding sequence ATGATGTTGAAGAAAAAAACGAGTGCACTGCTAATTACCTTATTAATTTTTATGCAGAGTATTTACGGGATTGGCTTTTTGCCTAAGGCCAGTGCAAACACAATTTCAAACAACATTCTCGACAGTGTGACGATGGCTGTGTACAACAGCGCAGGAGAAGTGGTGACTGGTAATGTTTACGAGCAAGGTGCCAGAGTGAAGTTGGATTATACCTGGTCTTTGCCAAACGGACATGGTTACCTTGCCGGGGATACATTTACATTCACACTGCCGCAGCAATTTTTATTATTCAATCACATCAACGGTGAACTGAGGATGGGTAATGATCTTGTGGGAACGTTCTATGCCGACAAAGACAGCCATCGGGTGTTAATTACATTTAATAAATTCATAGAAGACTATAATAATGTGCAAGGAACTCTAACCTTCAACACACAATTCAATAAGAGTCAGATTACTGGAAGCACCACGCAAATTATTACAATTCCGATTAATTCTGGAGAACAGGTGTTTAACCTCAACTTCAAACCCACAGTCACTTCTACAATAAGCAAAGCGGGTGTGTCCCAGGGTATTAATTCCAAGCAAATCGATTGGACCATTGATGTGAACAAGGCGCTGGATTCCGTTCAGGAAGCAGTTGTAACGGACCCCATACCGGTAGGGTTGTCAGTTCCGGTTACAGTAGCTGTCTATCATTTGGATGTACGTTTGGACGGCTCTGTTGTCAAGGGAGGACTGGTGGATAGCAGCAAGTATATGGTGAGTACAGCGGGGAGCGTTCTTTCAGTCCGTTTTGCAGATAGCCCTATTGAAACTGCTTACCGCATTCAATACACAACGCCAATTACTGACGATTCCAAGGAGTCATTTGTAAATACGGCAACGTTCAAAGGAAACAACAAGACGCCTGTCTATGCATCTGCAACGGTCACTGTAGAGTCCATCAGCAAATTGGCGATTGTCAAAACTCTAGGAGCTGTAGATTACGAGGCTAAGACAGTAGTGTGGAACATCACGATTAACGGTGATAGTCAGAGAATGAACAGCGTAGTTGTGACCGATACATTTCCGAACAAAGGACTTCATCTCATCCCGGGTTCATTGGTCATCAAAAAGGGTGTAACTACACTAAGTACAGCAGAGTACACGCTCGACAATTCGGTAGCTTCTGATGTAGGCTTGACAGTGACATTCACTAATGTTATTACCGAACCTGTTACGATTAGCTACAAAACCGATTTCAATTTAGATTGGATTCAATCTGTTGACAGCACAACTGATTTCAATAATTCGGCCAAAATAGACTGGATAGATCCTACTAACAAAGAGCAATCCAAAACAGTAACAGCAAAATTCGTTATAAGGACTGAAGTGAAGAACAACGGGTTTAAATACGGATCCTACGACGCATTATTAAAACAGCTGACTTGGACAGTAGGGGTCAACAACAACAAGAAAATCCTTACAGAAGCAGTCGTTGAGGATCTCCTAGAGTCCAATCAAGTGCTTGTCAAGGATTCGCTTGCCGTATACAACATGATAGTCGCACCAAATGGCAATCCTTCAATGGACCCTGTTGCTATAGACCCTAAAAACTATTATTACAATGTTGATGCTAATAACAAGCTCATTCTAACATTTAAACAAACAATTTCAGGTCCGTATTATATCACCTTTAAAACAAGTCTGAATGGTCAACTTATTGGCGGTAACATTAAGAATTCGGCTAAATTATTTGATGGTAATCTTCCTGCATCGAATGATCTCATAGCAAGTGTTAACATCCCGTATGGGGGAGAGTATGTTAGTAAAAACGGTTTGCAGAGTGGAGATAAGATTGTTTGGACAATTACGATTAATCGAAGTCAGTCAACCGTAACTGACGCGGCAATCATCGATACACCATCAGTCAATCAGATATTGATACCGGATTCTTTCCATCTGTTTGGTACGTCTGTTACTTCGAATGGAAATATAACGAAGGGCGCAGAATTAACCAAGGGGACAGACTACACATTGGTTATTCGTACGGATAATATCGGCAAGCAATCGTTTGAATTAAAGTTCGTGAATCCGATTGCGGCAGCTTACATCTTGGAATATCAATCTGTCATTGCTGCTAATGATCAAGAAACTGTTTCGAATAAAGTCAGCTTTAGCGGTAAAAATTCAACCACGGTAACTAAAGAAACGGTGAAGGATATTTTGGTAGGTGTCTCCAGTGGTTCTGGCACAGGCAGTGGCGATAGAGGTTCATTGACGATTAAGAAAGTTGATTTGGCAAACAACACCTTACTGCTTAGTGGAGCGACCTTTGAATTGTATCGCAAGATCGGTCAAGAGAAGGATATTATTCGTTCCTTGACAACAAATGAGACGGGTAAGGTTGTCTTTTCTGGCCTGCTGGCCGGCGATTATATTGTGAAAGAACAAGTAGCCCCTCAAGGTTATGTGTTAGATGCTATCGATCGCACGATAACGCTTCGTGCAGCGGAAAATTTGAATGTAACCATTACAAATGTTAAGACGCCCATACCGGATTCGCCGGAGTCAAATGATCCGCCCACGTCGACACCAACGCCACCGCCAACACCGCCAACACCAAGCCCGACACCAGGTGTGACGCCAACACCGTCTATAACACCATCGCCAAGTGTAACACCACCACCACCAACAGTTCCTACTCCATCAACGGATCCCAAACCGACGAATCCGGACATACCGATTGATACTGATAATGATGTGCCCTTGGGGGGAATTCCTCCTATCACTAAACCAGAGACCCTCCCGAAGACAGGAGAATCTAGCCATCTGTACGTGGAAATCGCAGGTATCACCTTAATCCTACTGGGTCTTATCTTAAGAAGGAGATTTACTCGATAA
- a CDS encoding class D sortase has protein sequence MIRKKLSLLFIVLGIIIFLYPTLNDRYESYQQNKILKQWQENLQDMDQTASDIEEETDVGLVVPSSSPAVEALPTSSQPSSQPSPLAAEKTPKPVTLPQKNTEGVLIIDKINLKLPILTDATVNNLKISVASIANTGKAGAIGNYAIAGHRNLTYGKNFNRLDEVTEGDFIEVNTGSKTHIYKVVDKQYVLPEDVWVLKGNGKDREITLITCHPMENPTHRIAIKGIMVQSKE, from the coding sequence GTGATTAGAAAAAAGCTATCACTGTTATTTATCGTTCTTGGGATTATCATTTTTCTCTATCCAACGTTAAACGATCGTTATGAGAGCTATCAGCAGAACAAAATTTTGAAACAATGGCAGGAAAATCTGCAGGATATGGATCAGACAGCCTCTGACATCGAGGAGGAGACAGATGTAGGGTTGGTCGTGCCTTCTTCCAGTCCCGCAGTGGAAGCTCTGCCGACAAGCAGCCAGCCGAGCAGCCAGCCAAGCCCTTTGGCCGCGGAAAAGACACCGAAGCCTGTAACTTTGCCGCAGAAGAATACAGAGGGTGTCCTTATTATCGATAAAATTAATCTGAAGCTCCCTATATTGACAGACGCAACCGTGAATAATTTGAAGATTTCCGTTGCCAGTATTGCCAATACAGGCAAAGCAGGCGCTATTGGCAATTATGCCATTGCGGGTCATCGAAACCTTACTTACGGGAAAAATTTTAATAGATTAGATGAGGTCACCGAAGGGGATTTCATAGAAGTGAATACAGGGAGCAAAACGCATATCTACAAAGTTGTGGACAAACAGTATGTCCTCCCAGAGGATGTCTGGGTGCTGAAAGGCAACGGCAAAGATCGGGAGATTACGCTAATAACTTGTCATCCTATGGAAAACCCGACTCATCGTATTGCCATTAAGGGAATCATGGTGCAGTCAAAGGAATAA
- a CDS encoding S1 domain-containing RNA-binding protein, translating into MAIEVGTKLEGRVTGITHFGAFVELAEGVTGLVHISEIADNYVKDVNDHLKLEDKVLVKVINVDKDGKIGLSIKQTVDKPVEERPARPERTGGSSYQGRPSGDRPGGYQGGRPSSGGERSGPPSGGPGGGGGRPGGGGGFNRGGGGGGRGGFNKQQGGARPFSFEDKVSRFLKDSEERISSLKKNTESKRGGRGGRRD; encoded by the coding sequence ATGGCAATTGAAGTTGGCACCAAGTTAGAGGGTAGAGTGACGGGGATTACTCACTTTGGAGCATTCGTCGAGCTTGCTGAAGGAGTTACCGGTCTTGTTCACATTTCGGAGATCGCAGACAATTATGTGAAAGACGTTAATGACCATTTAAAGCTGGAAGACAAAGTATTGGTCAAAGTGATTAACGTGGACAAGGATGGCAAGATCGGACTGTCGATCAAGCAGACGGTTGACAAGCCAGTTGAGGAAAGACCAGCTCGTCCTGAACGTACAGGTGGCAGCAGCTATCAAGGACGTCCAAGTGGAGATCGTCCAGGAGGCTACCAAGGTGGTCGTCCAAGTAGCGGCGGAGAACGTAGTGGTCCTCCAAGCGGTGGTCCCGGTGGTGGTGGCGGTCGTCCAGGTGGCGGCGGTGGCTTCAATCGAGGCGGCGGTGGTGGTGGTCGCGGCGGCTTTAACAAGCAGCAAGGCGGAGCTAGACCGTTTTCGTTCGAAGATAAAGTATCTCGGTTCCTTAAAGATAGTGAAGAGCGGATTTCGTCTTTGAAAAAGAACACCGAGTCCAAACGCGGTGGCCGAGGCGGAAGAAGAGATTAA
- the yabQ gene encoding spore cortex biosynthesis protein YabQ, whose amino-acid sequence MTLNVQFHTIFMMFLSGIAIGAIFDVFRVLSGKLRLPRWTIPFIDLVYWIVATILVFRLLIYSNEGQVRVFIFLGMGIGVCFYFAFLSTGVIRLTLLLIRITIAIYRFIAKTVEIILIKPIIGLYRLTVIILGFLLAVAIFLYRIVLQLLYPVWRLLHWMTRPVHKYFVIPVWLKKLKGNIILIYRRLFSK is encoded by the coding sequence GTGACCCTAAATGTTCAGTTCCATACGATCTTCATGATGTTCCTGAGCGGAATCGCCATAGGTGCGATCTTCGATGTGTTTCGTGTGCTCTCTGGCAAGCTGAGACTGCCAAGATGGACGATTCCGTTCATTGATCTGGTTTATTGGATTGTGGCGACAATCCTCGTGTTCCGTCTGCTCATTTACAGTAATGAAGGACAAGTTCGTGTATTTATTTTTCTGGGGATGGGGATTGGCGTTTGTTTTTATTTTGCCTTCCTCAGCACTGGGGTTATCCGTCTTACACTGCTTCTCATTCGAATCACGATTGCTATCTACCGTTTCATTGCTAAAACTGTCGAAATTATCCTGATTAAACCGATTATTGGCTTATATCGTCTAACTGTGATTATTTTAGGCTTTTTACTAGCTGTAGCTATATTCCTTTATAGAATTGTGCTACAATTGCTTTATCCTGTGTGGAGATTACTCCATTGGATGACTCGGCCTGTGCATAAATATTTTGTTATCCCTGTTTGGTTGAAGAAACTAAAGGGTAATATCATATTGATCTATCGCAGGTTATTCTCAAAGTAG
- a CDS encoding serine/threonine protein kinase, with protein sequence MTTWYEDAFRPGSEIQGKWNGRMYVVERLLGAGSNGVVALVRRGTARFALKAGHETVDHQSEINSLLAISLTETSFKNFLIDADDMTINGKEVSFYVMRYIEGMTISNFIHKRGQDWIYVIGSNLLRKLTEVHKSGYVFGDLKIENMIVSNYGDVDLIDFGGVTPKGRAIKQLTEVYDRGFWNMGERVAEESYDLFSFAILLLKSLDQRKRFTGLSKMLPQNRDLDQLTAIMRENSVAAHIAPFLHKALNSEFNSSQEAYQYWRTLVSGKKITQSTLQMPWLKICFAASIFIFGATLYMYW encoded by the coding sequence GTGACTACGTGGTATGAAGACGCCTTCCGTCCTGGGTCAGAAATCCAAGGGAAATGGAACGGCCGGATGTATGTGGTCGAACGTTTATTAGGTGCTGGTTCCAATGGTGTAGTGGCTCTCGTACGAAGAGGGACAGCTAGATTTGCGCTTAAGGCAGGTCATGAGACGGTTGATCATCAATCGGAGATTAATTCCTTGCTTGCCATATCACTGACGGAAACCTCGTTCAAGAACTTTTTAATAGATGCTGATGATATGACGATAAATGGGAAAGAAGTCTCCTTCTATGTCATGCGATATATTGAGGGTATGACGATTTCTAATTTTATACATAAACGTGGGCAGGATTGGATCTATGTGATTGGTTCTAACCTGCTTCGTAAGTTAACGGAAGTTCATAAGAGCGGCTATGTTTTCGGTGATCTGAAGATCGAGAACATGATCGTTTCCAATTATGGCGATGTGGATCTCATTGATTTTGGGGGTGTGACTCCTAAAGGCAGAGCGATTAAACAGTTAACCGAAGTGTATGACCGCGGCTTTTGGAATATGGGGGAGCGGGTTGCGGAAGAAAGCTATGATTTATTTTCATTTGCCATTTTACTATTAAAATCGCTCGATCAACGCAAACGCTTCACTGGTTTATCCAAAATGCTGCCTCAAAACCGAGATCTAGATCAACTAACAGCTATTATGCGTGAAAATTCAGTTGCCGCCCATATCGCACCTTTTCTTCATAAAGCTTTGAATAGTGAGTTTAATTCTTCGCAAGAAGCCTATCAGTACTGGAGAACGTTGGTCTCCGGTAAGAAGATTACACAGTCGACACTCCAAATGCCATGGCTAAAAATATGTTTCGCCGCTTCTATTTTTATTTTTGGAGCAACGCTCTATATGTACTGGTAG
- a CDS encoding transglutaminase family protein — protein MFKKPSIRTIIAAFLFTLAPQGIFAASNPSMIDKDALNKGIISVHYSNDKNKNTKVLVRIMRENIKYDYTFEEGGQYPLQLGNGQYKVLIGESIGANKYKVVTQEQIELEMEDENAVFLQSIPLIDWDNESKAVVEARQLVGDKEKDIDKIRAIYGYITTHFQYDYEKPQTVADSYVPNLDMVYAASNGICYDFAATFAAMARSEGIPTRLVMGYESHAPDTYHAWNQVFLKESKEWVTIDTTYDAVHIQAGETIDLIKNDSNYQISRIY, from the coding sequence TTGTTTAAAAAGCCAAGTATACGAACAATCATCGCAGCATTTCTATTTACACTTGCTCCGCAAGGGATATTTGCAGCTTCCAATCCATCCATGATAGATAAAGATGCTCTGAATAAAGGAATTATCTCGGTTCATTATTCAAACGATAAGAACAAGAACACCAAAGTTCTCGTTCGAATCATGAGAGAAAATATCAAATATGACTACACATTCGAAGAAGGGGGTCAGTACCCTTTGCAGCTTGGAAACGGACAGTATAAAGTACTGATTGGAGAGTCCATAGGAGCTAATAAATATAAAGTTGTTACGCAAGAACAAATAGAGTTAGAAATGGAAGACGAGAATGCCGTATTTCTGCAGTCCATTCCGTTGATCGATTGGGACAATGAATCGAAGGCGGTCGTTGAGGCTAGGCAATTAGTTGGAGATAAAGAAAAAGATATCGACAAAATAAGAGCTATTTATGGATATATCACGACACATTTTCAGTATGATTATGAAAAGCCCCAAACGGTAGCAGATAGTTACGTACCTAATCTGGATATGGTCTACGCAGCGTCCAACGGAATTTGTTATGACTTTGCAGCTACTTTTGCGGCAATGGCAAGAAGCGAGGGGATTCCTACTCGTCTGGTTATGGGGTATGAAAGTCATGCGCCAGATACTTATCATGCGTGGAATCAAGTCTTCCTAAAGGAAAGTAAGGAATGGGTGACGATCGATACCACGTATGACGCTGTTCATATACAAGCCGGTGAAACGATAGATCTCATAAAAAATGATTCTAATTATCAGATATCCAGAATATATTAA
- a CDS encoding septum formation initiator family protein, whose protein sequence is MHAKATVPSKRSNSVGSKRRLRFLMIFVLCFMSWAAVNIWGQFAKLQEKSSVVANMEQQLVESQKLKEQTTKEIARLHNDEYLDQIIRRDFHYSKTGETPLSVSKSQ, encoded by the coding sequence ATGCATGCTAAAGCAACCGTTCCATCCAAGCGCAGCAACAGTGTAGGCTCGAAACGAAGACTGCGTTTTCTTATGATTTTTGTCCTATGTTTTATGAGCTGGGCTGCTGTGAACATCTGGGGCCAGTTCGCTAAGCTGCAAGAGAAGAGTAGTGTCGTAGCGAATATGGAGCAACAGCTTGTAGAGTCACAAAAACTCAAAGAGCAAACAACGAAAGAAATCGCTCGACTTCATAATGACGAATATTTGGATCAAATTATTCGTCGAGATTTTCATTATAGTAAAACCGGAGAGACGCCACTAAGTGTCTCAAAGTCGCAATAA
- the spoIIE gene encoding stage II sporulation protein E, producing the protein MQRRSLSTVIGGGWSGLWQKAKMGAHSAAVENRFVQAFVAKKWSLLLIVMAFLLGRAMILEQLSPFALAFIAVIYFTRRDLLHWVGVAAFAGSLFSLNSNTGYLVTEIIVFLLIQKALEKFERSDISLAPLLVFSSTLLVQLFAELVVSNLSWYTLMMVSVEALLSLVLTLIFIQAIPVFTLTRKNYHLKHEEIICLIILLASVMTGTVSWVVGPITVEHVLSRYLILLFALVGGAPFGASVGVITGLILSLANSNAVYQMSLLAFSGMLAGLLKDGNRLAVAFGMLIGSSILAFYMGSGANVINSTWESLAAVALFLLTPRSLILTLAKYVPGTQENLKSQQDYAKRVRDVTAGRVEQFSEVFRQLARSFKQLTTDDAVSRKEEDVGHFMNAVAQKACDSCWKKSQCWDQKFYQTYTYMTDMMTQIEMKESMTKKNIPPEWRKVCIRTDQVLDVMKQQYGLYKNDLHWKKQIMDSRHLVADQLSGVSQVMEDLAKEIKREGQELFLQEEQIRNALEELGLSIHTIDIISLDEGNIEIEIIHQYTKGFDECRKIIAPLLSEIIGENVAVMREEMHARGEGYSTVVFGSAKEYEVETGVAGAAKGGDLFSGDSFSTVELGNGKYAVALSDGMGNGERAQAESQTALNILQQLLQSGMDEKLAIKSLNSVLMLRSSDEMYATVDMALIDMYSANTTFMKIGSTPSFIKRGTEVISISANNLPVGILSEIDVDLVSIPLQSGDILVMMTDGIYDAPGHAVNKEMWMKRMIQEIDTTMPQDFADCLLERIFRHHHGEIQDDMTVVVARIEKRQPEWATFRWPGITRMERPKTVS; encoded by the coding sequence ATGCAGAGAAGAAGCTTAAGCACAGTGATTGGTGGCGGTTGGTCGGGATTGTGGCAGAAAGCGAAGATGGGCGCACATAGCGCTGCCGTGGAGAATCGATTCGTACAAGCCTTCGTAGCTAAGAAGTGGTCTTTACTGCTCATCGTGATGGCTTTCTTACTCGGTCGTGCGATGATTTTGGAACAGCTATCTCCGTTTGCGCTTGCGTTCATTGCTGTCATTTATTTTACAAGGAGAGATCTTTTACATTGGGTAGGTGTCGCTGCATTTGCTGGAAGCCTATTCTCGCTGAATTCGAATACTGGTTATCTTGTTACGGAAATCATCGTTTTCTTACTCATCCAAAAAGCTTTGGAGAAATTTGAACGCTCCGATATTTCCTTAGCACCGCTTCTTGTATTCAGCTCAACCTTGCTGGTTCAGCTCTTTGCAGAGCTTGTAGTCTCGAACTTAAGCTGGTATACGCTCATGATGGTCTCCGTTGAGGCACTGCTAAGTCTAGTACTGACGTTAATTTTTATTCAAGCTATTCCTGTATTTACGCTTACCCGTAAGAACTATCATTTGAAACATGAGGAAATTATTTGTTTGATTATCTTGTTAGCTTCTGTGATGACAGGAACGGTGAGCTGGGTTGTGGGTCCAATCACCGTAGAACATGTGCTGTCCCGGTATTTAATTCTATTATTTGCGCTGGTGGGAGGAGCGCCTTTCGGAGCCTCGGTAGGAGTCATTACAGGATTAATCCTAAGTCTTGCGAATAGCAATGCGGTTTATCAAATGAGTTTACTGGCTTTCTCGGGGATGTTAGCAGGGCTTCTCAAAGATGGTAATCGATTGGCTGTTGCATTCGGAATGCTGATAGGGTCATCGATACTTGCTTTCTATATGGGATCAGGGGCTAATGTAATCAACTCTACATGGGAGTCGCTTGCAGCTGTTGCACTCTTCCTGTTGACACCGCGGAGTCTGATTCTGACGCTTGCTAAATATGTACCCGGAACGCAGGAAAATTTGAAATCCCAACAGGACTATGCGAAGCGGGTTCGTGATGTTACGGCAGGACGTGTGGAACAGTTCTCTGAAGTGTTCCGCCAGCTGGCGCGCAGCTTTAAGCAGTTGACGACCGATGATGCGGTGAGCCGCAAGGAGGAGGATGTTGGCCATTTCATGAATGCGGTTGCGCAGAAGGCTTGTGATTCCTGCTGGAAAAAGAGCCAGTGCTGGGATCAGAAATTTTATCAAACCTATACGTATATGACCGATATGATGACCCAAATTGAGATGAAGGAGAGTATGACGAAGAAGAATATTCCACCGGAGTGGAGGAAGGTATGTATTCGCACGGATCAAGTGCTGGATGTGATGAAGCAGCAGTATGGCTTGTACAAGAATGATTTGCATTGGAAAAAGCAGATTATGGATAGCCGGCATCTCGTGGCTGACCAGCTTTCAGGGGTGTCCCAAGTAATGGAGGACTTGGCTAAGGAGATTAAACGGGAAGGGCAGGAACTGTTCCTTCAAGAAGAGCAAATTCGTAATGCCCTGGAGGAGCTGGGCTTATCCATCCATACCATCGATATCATTTCCTTGGATGAAGGAAATATCGAAATTGAGATCATTCATCAATACACGAAGGGCTTCGATGAATGTCGGAAAATCATTGCGCCGCTCTTGAGCGAAATTATCGGCGAGAACGTCGCCGTCATGCGCGAGGAAATGCATGCGCGCGGCGAGGGTTACAGCACGGTCGTATTCGGCTCTGCCAAGGAATACGAGGTGGAGACCGGGGTCGCTGGCGCAGCCAAGGGAGGCGACCTCTTCTCGGGCGACAGCTTCTCCACGGTGGAGCTGGGCAATGGCAAATATGCCGTGGCGCTTAGCGACGGCATGGGCAACGGCGAGCGAGCACAGGCGGAGAGCCAGACGGCTCTGAACATCCTGCAGCAGCTGCTGCAGTCAGGGATGGACGAGAAGCTGGCGATCAAATCGCTTAACTCAGTATTGATGCTGCGATCTTCGGATGAGATGTATGCAACCGTAGATATGGCCTTGATCGACATGTATAGTGCAAACACAACGTTCATGAAAATTGGTTCCACCCCTAGCTTCATTAAGCGAGGGACGGAAGTGATTTCGATCTCAGCTAATAATCTGCCTGTCGGCATCCTGAGCGAGATTGATGTTGATCTGGTCTCGATTCCACTCCAATCGGGTGATATCCTTGTCATGATGACAGACGGTATCTACGATGCACCGGGACATGCGGTAAACAAAGAGATGTGGATGAAGCGGATGATTCAGGAAATTGATACGACGATGCCGCAGGATTTTGCGGACTGTTTATTAGAAAGAATTTTCCGCCATCATCATGGCGAAATTCAAGATGATATGACCGTCGTTGTTGCACGTATTGAGAAGCGGCAGCCGGAGTGGGCTACATTCCGCTGGCCAGGAATTACGCGAATGGAGCGTCCGAAGACGGTTAGTTAA